The sequence below is a genomic window from Desulfovibrio oxyclinae DSM 11498.
CAATGATAAAGCTATGAAGCTGAGTGGTTCGAAAATGTAATACATATCAAGCCAGAATGGGTGCTCATCCCCAAACGGCAAGCCTACAAGCCCATGCCAGAGAGATAATAGGAAATACACTAGGGATACAGATCCCTTGATGGCGAAGTAGGTAAGAATAAGCAGGCGGGCAACGAGTGATGATGTCGGCATGGGGTGTTGATTGTTGGTTGCTGGCTCCGTCATATTTTGCGTCATCGTTAGTTTGGTATTGAGCGCAGGGTGACCCGCGCTCAATTTTTTTATTTGAACGGAGATTGGTGGCCCTTGCGGATCATTTCATTGTCCCGGGGATCATCGAACCATGTTCGGTACCATTTTATTTTGTACGTACCTGCTGCCAATTGTGCCGCTCCTGCTGCCGCCTGAGCAATATTTATGCTTATACCCATTGCTTGGGTGTAGAGTCCGTAATGGTAGTTGCCAAAGTCTTCATATTCCTTACCGCGTTGCTTGAAATCGTACCTGGCACCATTCTTAAAGTTCCTGTATATCCAAAGACATTTGTTGAGGAAAGTCAATTCATCAATACAGGTCCTCCGAATGCTCGCGATGGCGTTAATCCCATTGATGTTTATTCTTGACAGAAAGTCGTCCACTTCCTTTGTGGCTTGTTGTTCACATTCCTTAGCTTTTTGCTTAGCTTCAGTAATATTGGTTGTGATATCAACCCCAGGCGGCACAAGTACTCCGTCAGCTCTGCCGGTTGCTTTGATAGCTTTGAACTCTTCGATTTCGCACTTGCAGTTCGGGTGCACAGGCCCAGGATTATCATCGAACCATAGCCCTTTCATTGCCTGGCATTTGTCGCACGCTTGCGGCTTCGGATGATAACGCCAGTATGTTGCCTCGTTTCCACTTCCGGCAACCGCACTCATGTGTTTTGGCATCCCGTATACAAGCTGATCATCACCAATGTGTTGATTCCAATGTCCACTCATTCCAATGCTCCTCTTATAAGTTTTGTTGCGGGCAACACCCCATGTGTCGCGTTATTACCAACGTATCACGGGGTCTTGAGGAAAATTGCGCTATGCGCGGAGCATGTCGGTAAAATACACCGCCGTGTCGGTTGAATACACGCTGATTTTGGTGAAATGCTATTTGGGGGGCGGTCGATTTTGCTTGACGGGTTTTGGAGAATGGTCCGACAAAACCGGGGCGTTAGGCTGCAATGGAATCGTACATTTGTGCCAACCCATGCCAACCAAGAACCCAGAAAGTGGTTGATTTAGTTCGTTTTTAATTTTAAAAATTCAATTATATCAATATATTATATGCAAGCACCCGGATTCCTAACCCTGGTGCCGCGTGTTCGAATCGCGCCGGGGGCACCATGAATCTTGAAGGGCTTGGCTGTTTAGGCCAGGCCCTTTTTCCGTGTCTTCGGGCTGCTGCCAACCGGTTTTTTCATGGAAGGGATATGGGAGAATGTCATGATAAAACATATGGCAATCTGCCACGAGGATATCCCGATACTCCCCCAGAAGGTGTTGGATCATAGACCAGAGGAGCGGTAGCTGCTCATCGCCACAGCCGCTTCGAGAGGGCACTACCGGTACGACAAAGGCCCCGCAACGTACGTTGCGGGGCCTTTTGTCGTTTGTGACTGGCTCGAATCAGAAGCGTTCGAACTCGTCGTCGGCCATGTTCAATTCAGCACCGCTGCCGGAGGACTTCGGCTTGGGAGAGTCTGAGGGCTTTTGTTTTTCCGGGCGGGACCGCTTCTGCGCGCCGGGGAGAGCTTTGGCGGGTTGCTCCCTACGCGCCGTGGCCTGCTTGCGTTCGCGTTTGTCCCTGCCGATACGGAAAAACGATATGACGTCTTCCAGCCGTTGCGCCTTGCCGAGCAGGGCATCGGATGTGGCGGAGATTTCCTCCGATGACGAAGCCGTCTGCTGAATCACCTTGTCCAACTCCTGAATGGCCTTGTTCACTTCTTCGGCCCCGGAACTCTGTTCGATGCTGGCAGTGGATATCTCCTGCACGAGTTCCGCAGTGCGGCGGATTTCGGGGACCGTTCGTTCCAGCATTTCCCCCGCCTTGCGCGCGGTCTCCGTGCTGGTTCTTGAAAGCTCTACGATCTCGCCCGCCGCGTTGCCGGAGCGTTCCGCCAGCTTACGGACTTCGGCCGCGACCACCGCGAAACCCTTGCCGTGCTCCCCGGCCCGGGCCGCCTCGATGGCCGCGTTGAGAGCGAGGAGGTTCGTCTGCCGGGCGATCTCTTCGATGATGGTGATGCGCTCGGCAATGCTCTCCATGGAGTCCACCGCATCGGACACGGCCTTGGCTCCGTCCTCGATATCTCTGGCGGCGTTGGTGGCCACCTCTTCTGTTTGCTTGGCGTTTTCGGCGTTGCTGTGGATGTTGGAGGTCATCTCTTCCATGGAAGAGGAAACTTCCTCGACAGATGCGGCCTGTTCCGTGGCGCCCTGAGAGAGTGCGGTGGAGGAGTCGGAAAGCTCTCTCCCGCCGTCTTCCACGTCCGAGGCCGAGTCCTGAACCGCCGCAACAACTTCCCGCAGCCTGCCGACCATGCCCGACATGGCAGTTTGAAGCCTGCCGAGTTCGTCTTTGCGGCCTGTGTCCGGCGATACGTTCAGATCGCCCGAAGCAATGCTTTCCGCATAGCCAACGCAACGGGAGAGTGCGCCAGTGATGGTTCTCACGAAGAAATAGGTCACCACAACGCCGGTTCCCAGCAGAAGCAGAGCGATGCCTACGGTCACGTACAGAGCGTCGTTGACGCTCGACAGCAGTTCCGCCCGGTTGGCTTCGGTGACGAGATACCAGCCAAGGTCGGGCAGAAAGCGGGACATGACGTACCAGCTTTCCCCGTCGCCATCGGTATAATGGAATTGGTACTGCTCGCGCGAGAGCATTCTGGACGCGTTTTCTCCGATTCCCTCAAAATTGCTGACTCGTTTTTGATTGATGAAGTCACGGTTTCGGTGCAGGCGGACCATGCCGCTTTTGTCCACCATGTACGTTTCGCCCTTTTTCCCGATGGTCAGGGAAGTGACTTCCCTGACGAAGCTGTCGAGGCCGATGGCGGTGGAAATGATGCCGAGGTATTCGCCATTTTTGTCGATGCGGCGGTTGATGAACGCTGTGGAACCGAAATCCGGGTCATCCACATAGACGTTGATCAGCACGTCCTGTCCCAGCTCGTCGAAGTCCTTGAACCAACTGTCCTGCGGGCCGAGATCCCTGATTGTGCGTTCGCCGCCGCTCACGCCGTAATAGAGCTTGGAACGGTTGGAAACGAAGTTGCATCCGTTGGTGTCGAACTGACTGGTGATGTTGCGGAGCTGGCCGAAAAGATTGTCCAGTCCGGATTCGGGTTCGCCCAGTTCAATCCATTCGCGGAAGAACGGATCATCTACAGCCACGCCAAGCCCTGCGGCTGGTTTGACGAGTTCTTTTTCGACGATGCCAATGATATTATCCAACTTGGATGGGAGCATGTCCTCGGAAAGCTGAGTTTCGAGACTGTCTCTCGCAACATAGTAGTTCAGCCCCGTGATGACGGAACTCGTCACGAGCAGGAGCAGTATGATGATAAGGTTGAGGCGTGTGCCTATGCTGGAAAGTATTCGCATTGTTCCCTCCGGGTAAAATTCTCTATTTCAAGAATAGCGCGAACCATGGTCGCT
It includes:
- a CDS encoding polymorphic toxin type 44 domain-containing protein, whose product is MSGHWNQHIGDDQLVYGMPKHMSAVAGSGNEATYWRYHPKPQACDKCQAMKGLWFDDNPGPVHPNCKCEIEEFKAIKATGRADGVLVPPGVDITTNITEAKQKAKECEQQATKEVDDFLSRININGINAIASIRRTCIDELTFLNKCLWIYRNFKNGARYDFKQRGKEYEDFGNYHYGLYTQAMGISINIAQAAAGAAQLAAGTYKIKWYRTWFDDPRDNEMIRKGHQSPFK
- a CDS encoding methyl-accepting chemotaxis protein, whose translation is MRILSSIGTRLNLIIILLLLVTSSVITGLNYYVARDSLETQLSEDMLPSKLDNIIGIVEKELVKPAAGLGVAVDDPFFREWIELGEPESGLDNLFGQLRNITSQFDTNGCNFVSNRSKLYYGVSGGERTIRDLGPQDSWFKDFDELGQDVLINVYVDDPDFGSTAFINRRIDKNGEYLGIISTAIGLDSFVREVTSLTIGKKGETYMVDKSGMVRLHRNRDFINQKRVSNFEGIGENASRMLSREQYQFHYTDGDGESWYVMSRFLPDLGWYLVTEANRAELLSSVNDALYVTVGIALLLLGTGVVVTYFFVRTITGALSRCVGYAESIASGDLNVSPDTGRKDELGRLQTAMSGMVGRLREVVAAVQDSASDVEDGGRELSDSSTALSQGATEQAASVEEVSSSMEEMTSNIHSNAENAKQTEEVATNAARDIEDGAKAVSDAVDSMESIAERITIIEEIARQTNLLALNAAIEAARAGEHGKGFAVVAAEVRKLAERSGNAAGEIVELSRTSTETARKAGEMLERTVPEIRRTAELVQEISTASIEQSSGAEEVNKAIQELDKVIQQTASSSEEISATSDALLGKAQRLEDVISFFRIGRDKRERKQATARREQPAKALPGAQKRSRPEKQKPSDSPKPKSSGSGAELNMADDEFERF